A genomic window from Peromyscus maniculatus bairdii isolate BWxNUB_F1_BW_parent chromosome 1, HU_Pman_BW_mat_3.1, whole genome shotgun sequence includes:
- the Tkfc gene encoding triokinase/FMN cyclase isoform X2, with translation MTSKKLVNSVEECANEALAGVVACNPNLQLLQGYRVALRSDLDSLKGRVALLSGGGSGHEPAHVGYIGKGMLTGVIAGSVFASPAVGSILAAIRAVAQAGTAGTLLIVKNYTGDRLNFGVAMEQAKAEGIPVEMVVIGDDSAFTVLKKAGRRGLCGTVLIHKVAGALAEEGVGLEEIAKRVNEVAKAMGTLGVSLSSCSVPGSKPTFELAADEIEVGLGIHGEAGVHRVKMAPADKIVTLMLDHMTNTSNVSHVPVQSGSSVMLIVNNLGGLSFLELGIIADAAVRLLEGRGVKIARAMVGTFMSALEMPGVSLTLLLVDEPLLKLIDAETTAAAWPHVAKVPVTGRKRIRAAPTEPPEAPHTTAGEGAASKQMKLVLERICTTLLGLEEHLNALDRAAGDGDCGVTHSRAAKAIQGWLKEDPALANPAQVLSKVSVLLLEKMGGSSGALYGLFLTAAAQPLKAKTDLSAWSAAMDAGLEAMQRYGKAAPGDRTMLDSLWAAGQEFQAWKSPGTSLLPVLTKAVKSAEAAAEATKNMEAGAGRASYISSARLDQPDPGAVAVAAVFRAILEVLQIQKA, from the exons ATG aCCTCCAAGAAGCTGGTGAACTCAGTGGAAGAGTGTGCTAATGAGGCCCTTGCTGGGGTAGTGGCCTGTAACCCTAACCTGCAGCTCCTCCAAGGGTACCGTGTGGCCCTGCGTTCTGACCTGGACAGCCTCAAAGGCCGGGTGGCACTTCTTTCAGGTGGAGGCTCAGGCCATGAGCCTGCCCATGTCG gTTATATCGGGAAGGGGATGCTGACAGGGGTCATTGCAGGATCCGTGTTCGCTTCTCCAGCTGTGGGCAGCATCCTGGCAGCCATTAGAGCTGTGGCCCAGGCAGGCACAG CGGGCACCCTCCTCATCGTGAAGAACTACACTGGAGATCGACTCAACTTTGGAGTTGCTATGGAGCAGGCCAAGGCCGAGGGCATCCCTGTGGAGATGGTGGTAATTGGAGATGACAGTGCCTTCACTGTCCTGAAGAAGGCAGGCCGGCGTGGCCTGTGTGGCACAGTGCTTATCCACAAG GTGGCAGGTGCTCTGGCTGAGGAAGGTGTGGGACTGGAGGAGATCGCAAAGCGGGTGAACGAGGTCGCCAAGGCCATGG GTACCCTGGGGGTGAGCTTGTCCTCCTGTAGCGTCCCTGGCTCCAAACCCACCTTTGAGCTCGCAGCTGATGAAATAGAAGTCGGCCTGG GAATCCATGGGGAAGCTGGTGTTCATCGGGTAAAG ATGGCACCTGCTGATAAGATTGTCACTCTCATGCTTGACCACATGACAAACACCTCCAATGTATCCCATGTGCCTGTACAGTCAG GCTCTTCAGTGATGCTGATAGTCAACAATCTGGGTGgcctgtctttcctggaactgggcATCATAGCTGATGCTGCTGTACGCTTGCTGG AGGGCCGTGGGGTGAAGATTGCCCGTGCCATGGTGGGTACCTTCATGTCAGCACTAGAGATGCCTGGTGTTTCCCTTACCCTGCTGCTTGTGGATGAACCCCTGCTGAAGCTGATAG ATGCTGAAACTACTGCAGCAGCCTGGCCTCATGTGGCCAAGGTCCCTGTGACTGGGCGGAAGCGGATCCGAGCAGCTCCCACAGAGCCTCCAGAGGCCCCTCACACCACTGCAGGAGAAG GTGCAGCATCCAAGCAGATGAAGCTCGTGCTGGAGCGGATATGCACCACCCTGCTCGGATTGGAGGAGCACCTGAATGCTTTGGACAGGGCTGCTGGTGACGGGGATTGTGGCGTTACTCATAGCCGTGCTGCCAAAG CCATCCAGGGCTGGCTAAAGGAGGACCCAGCTCTAGCCAACCCTGCCCAGGTACTCTCCAAAGTGTCTGTTCTGCTGCTGGAGAAGATGGGAGGCTCATCTGGGGCG CTCTATGGCCTGTTCCTGACTGCAGCTGCCCAGCCTCTCAAAGCCAAGACTGACCTTTCAGCCTGGTCTGCTGCCATGGATGCCGGCCTGGAGGCCATGCAGAG GTATGGAAAGGCTGCACCAGGAGACCGGACAATG CTGGATTCTCTGTGGGCAGCAGGACAGGAGTTCCAAGCCTGGAAGAGCCCAGGAACAAGTCTCCTCCCAGTCCTGACTAAAGCAGTCAAG AGTGCTGAAGCTGCAGCCGAGGCCACCAAGAACATGGAAGCCGGTGCTGGAAGAGCTAGTTACATCAGCTCTGCACGACTAGATCAGCCGGACCCTGGAGCGGTGGCAGTGGCCGCCGTCTTCCGTGCCATCCTGGAGGTCTTACAGATACAGAAAGCATGA
- the Tkfc gene encoding triokinase/FMN cyclase isoform X1, producing MRATVRVRRRGRPPASGPGRFFDAPRALRARLLAPLPQSALFSFLRVCLLPSSLAPGVLRAVFPLLEPEGLRRTGKRCCRCLYLRPGSTQEWPVCSSSEQKCELSLFQNSSTMTSKKLVNSVEECANEALAGVVACNPNLQLLQGYRVALRSDLDSLKGRVALLSGGGSGHEPAHVGYIGKGMLTGVIAGSVFASPAVGSILAAIRAVAQAGTAGTLLIVKNYTGDRLNFGVAMEQAKAEGIPVEMVVIGDDSAFTVLKKAGRRGLCGTVLIHKVAGALAEEGVGLEEIAKRVNEVAKAMGTLGVSLSSCSVPGSKPTFELAADEIEVGLGIHGEAGVHRVKMAPADKIVTLMLDHMTNTSNVSHVPVQSGSSVMLIVNNLGGLSFLELGIIADAAVRLLEGRGVKIARAMVGTFMSALEMPGVSLTLLLVDEPLLKLIDAETTAAAWPHVAKVPVTGRKRIRAAPTEPPEAPHTTAGEGAASKQMKLVLERICTTLLGLEEHLNALDRAAGDGDCGVTHSRAAKAIQGWLKEDPALANPAQVLSKVSVLLLEKMGGSSGALYGLFLTAAAQPLKAKTDLSAWSAAMDAGLEAMQRYGKAAPGDRTMLDSLWAAGQEFQAWKSPGTSLLPVLTKAVKSAEAAAEATKNMEAGAGRASYISSARLDQPDPGAVAVAAVFRAILEVLQIQKA from the exons ATGAGAGCGACGGTTAGGGTACGCAGACGGGGACGGCCTCCAGCTAGTGGTCCGGGACGGTTCTTCGACGCCCCCCGGGCCCTCAGAGCCCGCCTGCTGGCTCCCCTTCCCCAATCCGCgcttttttccttcctcagagtctgcctccttccctcctccctagcTCCAGGCGTCCTCAGGGCTGTTTTTCCCCTTTTGGAACCGGAAGGGCTGCGGAGGACTGGGAAGAG GTGCTGCCGCTGCCTCTACTTGAGACCAGGTAGCACTCAGGAGTGGCCAGTCTGCAGCAGCTCAGAGCAGAAGTGTGAGCTCAGCTTGTTCCAGAACTCCTCTACCATG aCCTCCAAGAAGCTGGTGAACTCAGTGGAAGAGTGTGCTAATGAGGCCCTTGCTGGGGTAGTGGCCTGTAACCCTAACCTGCAGCTCCTCCAAGGGTACCGTGTGGCCCTGCGTTCTGACCTGGACAGCCTCAAAGGCCGGGTGGCACTTCTTTCAGGTGGAGGCTCAGGCCATGAGCCTGCCCATGTCG gTTATATCGGGAAGGGGATGCTGACAGGGGTCATTGCAGGATCCGTGTTCGCTTCTCCAGCTGTGGGCAGCATCCTGGCAGCCATTAGAGCTGTGGCCCAGGCAGGCACAG CGGGCACCCTCCTCATCGTGAAGAACTACACTGGAGATCGACTCAACTTTGGAGTTGCTATGGAGCAGGCCAAGGCCGAGGGCATCCCTGTGGAGATGGTGGTAATTGGAGATGACAGTGCCTTCACTGTCCTGAAGAAGGCAGGCCGGCGTGGCCTGTGTGGCACAGTGCTTATCCACAAG GTGGCAGGTGCTCTGGCTGAGGAAGGTGTGGGACTGGAGGAGATCGCAAAGCGGGTGAACGAGGTCGCCAAGGCCATGG GTACCCTGGGGGTGAGCTTGTCCTCCTGTAGCGTCCCTGGCTCCAAACCCACCTTTGAGCTCGCAGCTGATGAAATAGAAGTCGGCCTGG GAATCCATGGGGAAGCTGGTGTTCATCGGGTAAAG ATGGCACCTGCTGATAAGATTGTCACTCTCATGCTTGACCACATGACAAACACCTCCAATGTATCCCATGTGCCTGTACAGTCAG GCTCTTCAGTGATGCTGATAGTCAACAATCTGGGTGgcctgtctttcctggaactgggcATCATAGCTGATGCTGCTGTACGCTTGCTGG AGGGCCGTGGGGTGAAGATTGCCCGTGCCATGGTGGGTACCTTCATGTCAGCACTAGAGATGCCTGGTGTTTCCCTTACCCTGCTGCTTGTGGATGAACCCCTGCTGAAGCTGATAG ATGCTGAAACTACTGCAGCAGCCTGGCCTCATGTGGCCAAGGTCCCTGTGACTGGGCGGAAGCGGATCCGAGCAGCTCCCACAGAGCCTCCAGAGGCCCCTCACACCACTGCAGGAGAAG GTGCAGCATCCAAGCAGATGAAGCTCGTGCTGGAGCGGATATGCACCACCCTGCTCGGATTGGAGGAGCACCTGAATGCTTTGGACAGGGCTGCTGGTGACGGGGATTGTGGCGTTACTCATAGCCGTGCTGCCAAAG CCATCCAGGGCTGGCTAAAGGAGGACCCAGCTCTAGCCAACCCTGCCCAGGTACTCTCCAAAGTGTCTGTTCTGCTGCTGGAGAAGATGGGAGGCTCATCTGGGGCG CTCTATGGCCTGTTCCTGACTGCAGCTGCCCAGCCTCTCAAAGCCAAGACTGACCTTTCAGCCTGGTCTGCTGCCATGGATGCCGGCCTGGAGGCCATGCAGAG GTATGGAAAGGCTGCACCAGGAGACCGGACAATG CTGGATTCTCTGTGGGCAGCAGGACAGGAGTTCCAAGCCTGGAAGAGCCCAGGAACAAGTCTCCTCCCAGTCCTGACTAAAGCAGTCAAG AGTGCTGAAGCTGCAGCCGAGGCCACCAAGAACATGGAAGCCGGTGCTGGAAGAGCTAGTTACATCAGCTCTGCACGACTAGATCAGCCGGACCCTGGAGCGGTGGCAGTGGCCGCCGTCTTCCGTGCCATCCTGGAGGTCTTACAGATACAGAAAGCATGA
- the Tkfc gene encoding triokinase/FMN cyclase isoform X3, with translation MLTGVIAGSVFASPAVGSILAAIRAVAQAGTAGTLLIVKNYTGDRLNFGVAMEQAKAEGIPVEMVVIGDDSAFTVLKKAGRRGLCGTVLIHKVAGALAEEGVGLEEIAKRVNEVAKAMGTLGVSLSSCSVPGSKPTFELAADEIEVGLGIHGEAGVHRVKMAPADKIVTLMLDHMTNTSNVSHVPVQSGSSVMLIVNNLGGLSFLELGIIADAAVRLLEGRGVKIARAMVGTFMSALEMPGVSLTLLLVDEPLLKLIDAETTAAAWPHVAKVPVTGRKRIRAAPTEPPEAPHTTAGEGAASKQMKLVLERICTTLLGLEEHLNALDRAAGDGDCGVTHSRAAKAIQGWLKEDPALANPAQVLSKVSVLLLEKMGGSSGALYGLFLTAAAQPLKAKTDLSAWSAAMDAGLEAMQRYGKAAPGDRTMLDSLWAAGQEFQAWKSPGTSLLPVLTKAVKSAEAAAEATKNMEAGAGRASYISSARLDQPDPGAVAVAAVFRAILEVLQIQKA, from the exons ATGCTGACAGGGGTCATTGCAGGATCCGTGTTCGCTTCTCCAGCTGTGGGCAGCATCCTGGCAGCCATTAGAGCTGTGGCCCAGGCAGGCACAG CGGGCACCCTCCTCATCGTGAAGAACTACACTGGAGATCGACTCAACTTTGGAGTTGCTATGGAGCAGGCCAAGGCCGAGGGCATCCCTGTGGAGATGGTGGTAATTGGAGATGACAGTGCCTTCACTGTCCTGAAGAAGGCAGGCCGGCGTGGCCTGTGTGGCACAGTGCTTATCCACAAG GTGGCAGGTGCTCTGGCTGAGGAAGGTGTGGGACTGGAGGAGATCGCAAAGCGGGTGAACGAGGTCGCCAAGGCCATGG GTACCCTGGGGGTGAGCTTGTCCTCCTGTAGCGTCCCTGGCTCCAAACCCACCTTTGAGCTCGCAGCTGATGAAATAGAAGTCGGCCTGG GAATCCATGGGGAAGCTGGTGTTCATCGGGTAAAG ATGGCACCTGCTGATAAGATTGTCACTCTCATGCTTGACCACATGACAAACACCTCCAATGTATCCCATGTGCCTGTACAGTCAG GCTCTTCAGTGATGCTGATAGTCAACAATCTGGGTGgcctgtctttcctggaactgggcATCATAGCTGATGCTGCTGTACGCTTGCTGG AGGGCCGTGGGGTGAAGATTGCCCGTGCCATGGTGGGTACCTTCATGTCAGCACTAGAGATGCCTGGTGTTTCCCTTACCCTGCTGCTTGTGGATGAACCCCTGCTGAAGCTGATAG ATGCTGAAACTACTGCAGCAGCCTGGCCTCATGTGGCCAAGGTCCCTGTGACTGGGCGGAAGCGGATCCGAGCAGCTCCCACAGAGCCTCCAGAGGCCCCTCACACCACTGCAGGAGAAG GTGCAGCATCCAAGCAGATGAAGCTCGTGCTGGAGCGGATATGCACCACCCTGCTCGGATTGGAGGAGCACCTGAATGCTTTGGACAGGGCTGCTGGTGACGGGGATTGTGGCGTTACTCATAGCCGTGCTGCCAAAG CCATCCAGGGCTGGCTAAAGGAGGACCCAGCTCTAGCCAACCCTGCCCAGGTACTCTCCAAAGTGTCTGTTCTGCTGCTGGAGAAGATGGGAGGCTCATCTGGGGCG CTCTATGGCCTGTTCCTGACTGCAGCTGCCCAGCCTCTCAAAGCCAAGACTGACCTTTCAGCCTGGTCTGCTGCCATGGATGCCGGCCTGGAGGCCATGCAGAG GTATGGAAAGGCTGCACCAGGAGACCGGACAATG CTGGATTCTCTGTGGGCAGCAGGACAGGAGTTCCAAGCCTGGAAGAGCCCAGGAACAAGTCTCCTCCCAGTCCTGACTAAAGCAGTCAAG AGTGCTGAAGCTGCAGCCGAGGCCACCAAGAACATGGAAGCCGGTGCTGGAAGAGCTAGTTACATCAGCTCTGCACGACTAGATCAGCCGGACCCTGGAGCGGTGGCAGTGGCCGCCGTCTTCCGTGCCATCCTGGAGGTCTTACAGATACAGAAAGCATGA
- the Cyb561a3 gene encoding lysosomal membrane ascorbate-dependent ferrireductase CYB561A3 isoform X2, which yields MASGRFYLSCMLLGSLGSLCILFTTYWMQYWRGGFAWDGSVHMFNWHPVLMVSGMVVLYGAASLVYRLPWSWVGPKLPWKVLHAALHLLAFTLTVLGLVAVFRFHNHSKITHLYSLHSWLGITTVILFAFQWSMGFAIFLLPWASQWLRSLLKPVHVFFGACILALSITSVISGINEKLFFVLKNATKPYSSLPSEAVFANSTGLLVVAFGLLVLYVLLASPWKRPDPGALTDRQPLLQDRE from the exons ATGGCTTCAGGACGGTTTTACCTGTCCTGCATGCTGCTGGGGTCCCTGGGATCACTGTGCATCCTCTTCACCACCTACTGGATGCAGTACTGGCGTGGCGGCTTTGCCTGGGATGGCAGTGTGCACATGTTCAACTGGCACCCAGTGCTCATGGTCTCTGGCATGGTGGTACTCTATGGAGCTG CCTCGCTGGTGTACCGCCTTCCCTGGTCGTGGGTAGGGCCCAAACTGCCCTGGAAAGTTCTCCATGCAGCACTGCACCTGCTGGCCTTCACCCTCACTGTTTTGGGGTTGGTTGCCGTCTTTCGGTTCCACAACCATTCAAAAATCACACACCTCTACTCCCTGCATAGCTGGCTGGGCATCACCACCGTCATCCTCTTCGCCTTCCAG TGGTCCATGGGCTTTGCCATCTTTCTCCTGCCCTGGGCATCTCAGTGGCTGCGAAGCCTCCTGAAACCTGTGCACGTCTTCTTTGGAGCCTGCATCCTTGCCCTATCCATCACGTCTGTTATTTCCGGCATCAATGAGAAGCTGTTCTTTGTTTT gaaaaatgCCACCAAGCCCTACTCCAGCCTGCCTAGTGAGGCAGTCTTTGCCAACAGCACCGGGCTCTTGGTGGTGGCTTTTGGCCTACTGGTTCTCTATGTTCTTCTGGCTTCACCATGGAAGCGTCCAGATCCAGGAGCTCTGACTGACAGACAG cccctgtTGCAGGACAGGGAGTGA
- the Cyb561a3 gene encoding lysosomal membrane ascorbate-dependent ferrireductase CYB561A3 isoform X1, translating into MGLGRVRAGDSAVELLIRMASGRFYLSCMLLGSLGSLCILFTTYWMQYWRGGFAWDGSVHMFNWHPVLMVSGMVVLYGAASLVYRLPWSWVGPKLPWKVLHAALHLLAFTLTVLGLVAVFRFHNHSKITHLYSLHSWLGITTVILFAFQWSMGFAIFLLPWASQWLRSLLKPVHVFFGACILALSITSVISGINEKLFFVLKNATKPYSSLPSEAVFANSTGLLVVAFGLLVLYVLLASPWKRPDPGALTDRQPLLQDRE; encoded by the exons gaGTTGTTGATCAGAATGGCTTCAGGACGGTTTTACCTGTCCTGCATGCTGCTGGGGTCCCTGGGATCACTGTGCATCCTCTTCACCACCTACTGGATGCAGTACTGGCGTGGCGGCTTTGCCTGGGATGGCAGTGTGCACATGTTCAACTGGCACCCAGTGCTCATGGTCTCTGGCATGGTGGTACTCTATGGAGCTG CCTCGCTGGTGTACCGCCTTCCCTGGTCGTGGGTAGGGCCCAAACTGCCCTGGAAAGTTCTCCATGCAGCACTGCACCTGCTGGCCTTCACCCTCACTGTTTTGGGGTTGGTTGCCGTCTTTCGGTTCCACAACCATTCAAAAATCACACACCTCTACTCCCTGCATAGCTGGCTGGGCATCACCACCGTCATCCTCTTCGCCTTCCAG TGGTCCATGGGCTTTGCCATCTTTCTCCTGCCCTGGGCATCTCAGTGGCTGCGAAGCCTCCTGAAACCTGTGCACGTCTTCTTTGGAGCCTGCATCCTTGCCCTATCCATCACGTCTGTTATTTCCGGCATCAATGAGAAGCTGTTCTTTGTTTT gaaaaatgCCACCAAGCCCTACTCCAGCCTGCCTAGTGAGGCAGTCTTTGCCAACAGCACCGGGCTCTTGGTGGTGGCTTTTGGCCTACTGGTTCTCTATGTTCTTCTGGCTTCACCATGGAAGCGTCCAGATCCAGGAGCTCTGACTGACAGACAG cccctgtTGCAGGACAGGGAGTGA